A window from Cellulomonas sp. C5510 encodes these proteins:
- a CDS encoding MGMT family protein, which produces MDEDYLEAVLDVVGAIPPGRAMTYGLVAEVVQDRLVAAGLPARGGPRQVGRVMARGGSGVPWWRVVNAAGSPPAHHALAALGRLRAEGTPLTADGTRVALRRAVWFPDDPPGG; this is translated from the coding sequence GTGGACGAGGACTACCTGGAGGCGGTGCTGGACGTCGTGGGGGCGATCCCGCCGGGGCGCGCGATGACGTACGGGCTGGTGGCCGAGGTGGTGCAGGACCGCCTCGTCGCCGCAGGGCTGCCCGCCCGCGGCGGACCGCGGCAGGTGGGCCGGGTCATGGCGCGCGGCGGCAGCGGGGTGCCCTGGTGGCGGGTGGTGAACGCGGCCGGGTCCCCGCCCGCGCACCACGCCCTGGCGGCCCTGGGCCGGTTGCGGGCGGAGGGCACCCCGCTGACCGCGGACGGTACGCGCGTCGCGCTGCGGCGCGCGGTGTGGTTCCCCGACGACCCGCCCGGCGGCTGA
- a CDS encoding GNAT family N-acetyltransferase has protein sequence MTSAPEGYRLTEITSDRLPEFRALDAMAFAEPAQDAETLAAVPFTVPLERAVAVADAADEIVAVHGSYAFDLPVPGGELPCAGLTWVGVRPDHRRRGLLTAMIAAHHERSARRGEVVSALFAAEPGIYGRFGYGSACDDVRLTLPRGAALRDVRGSDALTVRFTTLDADRHEGLVADVHAAAGRGRPGWLQRGSDTLRRIAVVDPPAWRRGGEQARLATVHDAAGAPRAYAILRRTETWGDGGAEYTVHVRAAAAVDAPAAHRLWSFLLDLDLTTTVNSGMLAVDDPLLALLVDARRAVPKLSDNLWLRLLDVPAALAGRRYAAPADLVLGVRDARLPGNDGAWRLVTGDPVADGTHPARVERTGDAPDLTLDVRELGAAYLGGRSLTALAAAGLVEAASAEALHRATAAFGWPVAPVCPWVF, from the coding sequence ATGACCAGCGCACCCGAGGGCTACCGCCTGACCGAGATCACCTCCGACCGCCTCCCCGAGTTCCGGGCGCTCGACGCCATGGCGTTCGCCGAACCGGCGCAGGACGCCGAGACCCTGGCGGCGGTGCCGTTCACCGTGCCGCTGGAGCGAGCCGTCGCCGTCGCGGACGCCGCCGACGAGATCGTCGCGGTGCACGGCTCGTACGCGTTCGACCTGCCCGTCCCGGGCGGCGAGCTGCCGTGCGCCGGCCTCACCTGGGTCGGTGTGCGCCCCGACCACCGTCGCCGCGGGCTGCTCACCGCGATGATCGCCGCGCACCACGAGCGCTCGGCGCGCCGCGGCGAGGTCGTGTCCGCGCTCTTCGCCGCCGAGCCCGGGATCTACGGCCGCTTCGGCTACGGGTCCGCGTGCGACGACGTCCGGCTCACGCTGCCGCGCGGCGCCGCCCTGCGCGACGTCCGCGGGTCCGACGCGCTGACCGTGCGCTTCACCACCCTGGACGCCGACCGGCACGAGGGCCTCGTGGCGGACGTGCACGCCGCCGCCGGGCGGGGACGGCCCGGGTGGCTGCAGCGCGGATCGGACACCCTGCGGCGCATCGCCGTCGTCGACCCGCCGGCGTGGCGCCGCGGCGGCGAGCAGGCGCGCCTGGCGACCGTGCACGACGCGGCGGGGGCTCCGCGCGCGTACGCGATCCTGCGCCGCACGGAGACGTGGGGCGACGGCGGCGCGGAGTACACCGTCCACGTACGCGCGGCCGCGGCGGTCGACGCGCCCGCGGCGCACCGCCTGTGGTCGTTCCTGCTGGACCTCGACCTGACGACGACCGTGAACTCGGGGATGCTCGCCGTGGACGACCCGCTGCTCGCGCTGCTCGTCGACGCCCGCCGGGCGGTGCCGAAGCTGAGCGACAACCTGTGGCTGCGGCTGCTCGACGTGCCCGCGGCCCTCGCCGGGCGCCGGTACGCGGCTCCGGCCGACCTGGTGCTGGGCGTGCGCGACGCCCGGCTGCCCGGGAACGACGGGGCGTGGCGGCTCGTCACGGGCGACCCGGTCGCGGACGGCACGCACCCGGCGCGCGTGGAGCGCACCGGTGACGCCCCGGACCTCACGCTCGACGTCCGGGAGCTCGGCGCGGCCTACCTCGGCGGCCGGAGCCTGACCGCCCTGGCGGCCGCCGGCCTCGTCGAGGCCGCGAGCGCCGAGGCGCTGCACCGCGCGACGGCCGCCTTCGGGTGGCCCGTCGCCCCGGTCTGCCCCTGGGTGTTCTGA
- a CDS encoding ribose-5-phosphate isomerase, translating into MRIHVAADHAGFELKVALVEHLRAGGHDVVDHGAAEYDPQDDYPAVCFAAGEAVVADPGSLGVVIGGSGNGEQIAANKVTGVRAALAWNLDTARLGRQHNDANVVAIGARQHSVDEALELVDAFVAEPFSQDPRHQRRIDQLAAYEAARA; encoded by the coding sequence ATGCGTATCCATGTCGCCGCCGACCACGCCGGATTCGAGCTCAAGGTCGCGCTCGTCGAGCACCTGCGCGCCGGGGGGCACGACGTCGTCGACCACGGGGCCGCCGAGTACGACCCGCAGGACGACTACCCGGCCGTGTGCTTCGCGGCCGGCGAGGCGGTCGTCGCGGACCCGGGCAGCCTCGGGGTCGTCATCGGGGGCTCGGGCAACGGCGAGCAGATCGCCGCGAACAAGGTCACGGGCGTCCGCGCCGCGCTCGCGTGGAACCTGGACACCGCGCGCCTGGGCCGCCAGCACAACGACGCGAACGTCGTCGCGATCGGCGCCCGCCAGCACTCGGTCGACGAGGCGCTGGAGCTCGTGGACGCGTTCGTCGCGGAGCCCTTCAGCCAGGACCCGCGGCACCAGCGCCGCATCGACCAGCTCGCCGCCTACGAGGCCGCGCGCGCCTGA
- a CDS encoding disulfide bond formation protein DsbA, producing the protein MTSRWMDEVQRVRDVDVRWHVMSLAVLNEGRDLPEDYRAAMDDAWAAVRVLTAATELYGVEHLKPLYDALGTRRHPGGRTDTWAIIRESLDEVGLPQSLVAYGDTDEFDEQLRASHAEAIALVGDEVGTPVVAVNGTAFFGPVMTPAPRGEDAGRLWDGFVLVTGVPGFYELKRTRTKGPVFD; encoded by the coding sequence ATGACGTCGCGGTGGATGGACGAGGTGCAGCGGGTGCGCGACGTGGACGTGCGCTGGCACGTGATGAGCCTCGCGGTGCTGAACGAGGGCCGGGACCTGCCGGAGGACTACCGCGCGGCCATGGACGACGCCTGGGCCGCGGTCCGCGTCCTGACCGCCGCCACGGAGCTGTACGGCGTGGAGCACCTCAAGCCCCTGTACGACGCCCTGGGCACGCGCCGGCACCCGGGCGGCAGGACGGACACCTGGGCCATCATCCGGGAGTCGCTCGACGAGGTCGGCCTCCCGCAGTCGCTCGTGGCGTACGGCGACACCGACGAGTTCGACGAGCAGCTGCGCGCCTCGCACGCCGAGGCGATCGCCCTGGTCGGCGACGAGGTCGGCACGCCCGTGGTCGCCGTCAACGGCACCGCGTTCTTCGGGCCGGTCATGACGCCCGCGCCGCGCGGCGAGGACGCCGGCCGGCTCTGGGACGGGTTCGTGCTGGTCACCGGTGTGCCCGGTTTCTACGAGCTGAAGCGCACCCGGACCAAGGGCCCGGTCTTCGACTGA
- a CDS encoding PP2C family protein-serine/threonine phosphatase, producing MNPSDAPAPRRSRPRRAPGVPDRVRRVLLRWGLGSQGALTLLLVGLTLLASAGIVLARPWFPPSTFVLIELLGAFLLRLRGMVVLCAAIVVQVLGIPLAGLGVFTPGTFVLQGVAVAAVLAFATQRERLGLQGAPGGLMIVDLRDRLAAHGVVPALPDGWSVQTALRSAHREAFSGDFVVTATREHGRVLELVLVDVSGKGQGAGVRSLQLSGALAGLVGHLESADFLPAANAYLLGQAWDEGFASAVHLSVDLGTGDYEVASAGHLPPVHLHSGSGVVELLTVPGGPVLGVVEGACFGRTRGRIEPGDALLLYTDGLVETPGGDLDLGIDRLRGAAEDVLATRRGGADDVIARIGASEGDDRALVLVRRD from the coding sequence ATGAACCCGAGCGACGCCCCGGCCCCGCGGCGGTCGCGTCCGCGCCGGGCCCCGGGCGTGCCGGACCGGGTCCGCCGGGTGCTGCTGCGCTGGGGGCTCGGGTCGCAGGGGGCGCTGACGCTGCTGCTGGTCGGCCTGACGCTGCTGGCGTCCGCCGGCATCGTGCTGGCCCGGCCCTGGTTCCCGCCGTCGACCTTCGTGCTCATCGAGCTGCTCGGCGCGTTCCTGCTGCGGCTGCGCGGCATGGTGGTGCTGTGCGCCGCGATCGTCGTGCAGGTGCTGGGCATCCCGCTGGCCGGGCTGGGGGTGTTCACGCCGGGGACGTTCGTGCTGCAGGGCGTCGCGGTCGCGGCCGTGCTGGCGTTCGCGACGCAGCGGGAGCGGCTGGGGCTGCAGGGCGCGCCGGGCGGCCTCATGATCGTCGACCTGCGCGACCGCCTCGCGGCGCACGGCGTGGTGCCGGCGCTGCCGGACGGCTGGTCCGTGCAGACGGCGCTGCGGTCCGCCCACCGGGAGGCGTTCTCCGGTGACTTCGTCGTGACGGCCACCCGGGAGCACGGCCGCGTGCTCGAGCTCGTGCTGGTGGACGTCTCCGGCAAGGGCCAGGGCGCGGGCGTGCGCTCGCTGCAGCTCTCCGGGGCGCTCGCGGGGCTGGTGGGGCACCTCGAGAGCGCGGACTTCCTGCCCGCCGCGAACGCGTACCTGCTGGGCCAGGCGTGGGACGAGGGGTTCGCGAGCGCCGTGCACCTGTCGGTCGACCTGGGGACGGGCGACTACGAGGTGGCGTCCGCGGGGCACCTGCCGCCGGTGCACCTGCACTCCGGGTCGGGGGTGGTGGAGCTGCTCACCGTGCCGGGCGGCCCGGTGCTGGGCGTCGTCGAGGGCGCGTGCTTCGGGCGGACGCGGGGCCGCATCGAGCCGGGCGACGCCCTGCTGCTGTACACCGACGGGCTGGTCGAGACGCCGGGCGGTGACCTCGACCTGGGCATCGACCGGCTCCGTGGCGCCGCGGAGGACGTGCTCGCGACGCGGCGCGGGGGAGCGGACGACGTGATCGCGCGGATCGGCGCGAGCGAGGGCGACGACCGGGCGCTCGTCCTGGTGCGCCGGGACTGA
- a CDS encoding M13 family metallopeptidase, translating into MTRSGIDSSAFDPAVRPQDDLYAYVNGRWVAEHVIPADRAMDGSFRALHDQAEEQVRDIIVEAGEAPDATGVQAQIGALYASFMDTDAVEAAGVGPLRPDLAAIAAAATRQDLTDVLGSLQRTGAAGATAFWVDNDAKDPERYVVYLHQSGLGLPDESYYRDEQYAAVLAAYRPHVARMLRLGGWATDGAAADEAAGRVVALETQLAAGHWDVVKDRDADLTYNPTTLAELATAAPGFDWEAWVRALGAPQGALDALVVREPSFATAFAALWASEPVESWQAWLAYHATTARAPYLSSELVEANFDFHGRTLTGAQELRDRWKRGVSLVQGVLGEAVGEVYVARHFPPSHKERMEQLVAHLVEAYRESITGLDWMGEETKAKALAKLDAFTPKIGYPVKWRDYSGLELRADDLVGNVRRASAFEQDFELRKIGRPIDRDEWFMTPQTVNAYYNPGMNEIVFPAAILQPPFFDAEADDAVNYGGIGAVIGHEIGHGFDDQGSKYDGQGRLEDWWTETDRAEFEKRTAALVAQYDGFSPAQLQGSHHVNGALTIGENIGDLGGLSIALRAYRISLGRPLDEAPVVDGLTGVQRVFLGWAQVWRAKGRDEEVIRRLATDPHSPDEVRCNAVVRNVDEFAEAFDVQPGDGLWLAPEQRVRIW; encoded by the coding sequence ATGACCCGCAGCGGCATCGACTCCTCGGCCTTCGACCCCGCGGTGCGCCCGCAGGACGACCTGTACGCGTACGTCAACGGCCGCTGGGTGGCGGAGCACGTGATCCCCGCCGACCGCGCCATGGACGGGTCGTTCCGCGCCCTGCACGACCAGGCCGAGGAGCAGGTCCGGGACATCATCGTGGAGGCCGGCGAGGCGCCGGACGCCACGGGCGTGCAGGCGCAGATCGGCGCGCTCTACGCCAGCTTCATGGACACCGACGCCGTCGAGGCCGCCGGTGTCGGGCCCCTGCGGCCCGACCTGGCGGCGATCGCCGCCGCGGCCACGCGGCAGGACCTCACCGACGTGCTCGGCTCGCTCCAGCGCACCGGGGCCGCCGGCGCCACCGCGTTCTGGGTCGACAACGACGCCAAGGACCCGGAGCGCTACGTCGTCTACCTGCACCAGTCCGGGCTCGGGCTGCCGGACGAGTCGTACTACCGCGACGAGCAGTACGCCGCCGTGCTGGCGGCCTACCGCCCGCACGTCGCGCGCATGCTGCGGCTGGGAGGGTGGGCCACCGACGGGGCCGCAGCGGACGAGGCCGCGGGGCGCGTCGTCGCGCTGGAGACGCAGCTCGCCGCCGGCCACTGGGACGTCGTCAAGGACCGCGACGCGGACCTGACCTACAACCCCACGACGCTCGCCGAGCTCGCGACCGCCGCGCCGGGCTTCGACTGGGAGGCGTGGGTGAGGGCGCTCGGCGCCCCGCAGGGTGCCCTGGACGCGCTCGTCGTCCGCGAGCCGTCGTTCGCGACCGCCTTCGCGGCACTGTGGGCGTCCGAGCCGGTCGAGTCGTGGCAGGCCTGGCTCGCGTACCACGCGACCACCGCGCGGGCGCCGTACCTGTCGTCGGAGCTGGTCGAGGCGAACTTCGACTTCCACGGCCGCACCCTCACGGGTGCCCAGGAGCTGCGGGACCGCTGGAAGCGCGGCGTCTCGCTGGTGCAGGGCGTGCTCGGCGAGGCGGTCGGCGAGGTGTACGTCGCCCGGCACTTCCCGCCGTCCCACAAGGAGCGGATGGAACAGCTCGTCGCGCACCTCGTCGAGGCCTACCGCGAGTCCATCACCGGGCTCGACTGGATGGGCGAGGAGACGAAGGCCAAGGCGCTGGCGAAGCTCGACGCCTTCACGCCGAAGATCGGCTACCCCGTGAAGTGGCGGGACTACTCCGGCCTCGAGCTGCGCGCGGACGACCTCGTCGGCAACGTGCGCCGGGCGTCCGCGTTCGAGCAGGACTTCGAGCTGCGCAAGATCGGCCGGCCCATCGACCGCGACGAGTGGTTCATGACGCCGCAGACCGTGAACGCGTACTACAACCCCGGCATGAACGAGATCGTGTTCCCGGCCGCGATCCTGCAGCCGCCGTTCTTCGACGCCGAGGCGGACGACGCCGTCAACTACGGCGGCATCGGCGCGGTCATCGGCCACGAGATCGGGCACGGGTTCGACGACCAGGGCTCGAAGTACGACGGCCAGGGGCGCCTCGAGGACTGGTGGACCGAGACCGACCGGGCGGAGTTCGAGAAGCGCACGGCCGCGCTCGTCGCCCAGTACGACGGCTTCTCGCCGGCCCAGCTCCAGGGGTCGCACCACGTCAACGGCGCCCTGACCATCGGCGAGAACATCGGCGACCTCGGCGGGCTGTCCATCGCGCTGCGGGCGTACCGGATCTCGCTCGGCCGACCGCTGGACGAGGCGCCGGTGGTCGACGGGCTGACCGGCGTGCAGCGGGTGTTCCTCGGCTGGGCGCAGGTGTGGCGCGCGAAGGGCCGCGACGAGGAGGTCATCCGCCGCCTCGCCACCGACCCGCACTCCCCCGACGAGGTCCGGTGCAACGCCGTGGTGCGCAACGTCGACGAGTTCGCCGAGGCGTTCGACGTGCAGCCCGGCGACGGTCTCTGGCTCGCGCCGGAGCAGCGCGTCCGCATCTGGTGA
- the pepN gene encoding aminopeptidase N produces the protein MPAENLTRDEARTRAALVDVRSYDVTLDLTTGPATFASTTTVRFTSREAGASTFLDLIAPAVHRVVLNGTELDPADVVADSRIRLDGLAEENVVVVEADCAYMNTGEGLHRFVDPVDDEVYLYSQFEVADSRRVFAVFEQPDLKATFAFTVTAPAHWVVVSNSPEAGAPVPVEGGSNRNGGRDEGTATWTFEPTPRISSYITAVVAGPYHHEHGELTSSDGRTIPLGVYCRGSLAQHLDTANILDVTRAGFAFYEEQFAVPYPFAKYDQLFVPEFNAGAMENAGAVTFLESYVFRSKVPEATVERRAVTILHELAHMWFGDLVTMRWWDDLWLNESFAEYASTLATAEATPWTTAWTTFSSLEKGWAYRQDQLPSTHPIAADIRDLEDVEVNFDGITYAKGASVLKQLVAWVGQEQFFAGVRQYFQKHAWGNTELRDLLTELESTSGRDLSAWSALWLEQSGVTLLRPEIASETGADGVERITALAVRQEVPATHPVQRPHRLVVGGYDVVPGPDGGSRLERTVRVELDVDGELTPVPQLVGERRPDLLLLNDDDLAYAKVRLDERSLATAIAHLGDFGGSLPRTLVWAAVWDATRDGETPARDYVDLLLGNIAHETDSSVVLVLLRQLHTALDLYVAAEHRSATEVAAADRLWTLATDAPGGSDTQLQLVKAFAARASTPEQLDAVEALLDGGTRLDGLSIDTDLRWELLTSLVAGGRAGAEQIDAQLEADPTATGQRAAAAARAAVPTAEAKAAAWQAVVESDALPNALQAATIGGFGRVHDRALLRPYVAPYFEVLETVWAGKTNEMAQNIVTGLYPTELADDAEADVAGATDAWLAAHPDAAPALRRLVVEARDGVRRTLAAQAADRHYHEA, from the coding sequence GTGCCCGCAGAGAACCTGACCCGTGACGAGGCCCGCACCCGGGCCGCCCTGGTGGACGTCCGGTCCTACGACGTGACGCTCGACCTGACCACGGGACCGGCGACCTTCGCGTCGACGACGACCGTCCGGTTCACCAGCCGCGAGGCGGGGGCGAGCACGTTTCTCGACCTCATCGCGCCGGCCGTGCACCGCGTCGTCCTCAACGGCACCGAGCTGGACCCGGCGGACGTCGTCGCCGACTCGCGGATCCGCCTGGACGGCCTGGCGGAGGAGAACGTCGTCGTGGTCGAGGCCGACTGCGCCTACATGAACACCGGCGAGGGCCTGCACCGGTTCGTGGACCCCGTGGACGACGAGGTGTACCTGTACTCGCAGTTCGAGGTCGCCGACTCCCGGCGCGTGTTCGCGGTGTTCGAGCAGCCGGACCTCAAGGCGACGTTCGCGTTCACGGTCACCGCGCCGGCGCACTGGGTCGTCGTGTCGAACTCCCCCGAGGCCGGCGCCCCGGTCCCCGTCGAGGGCGGCAGCAACCGCAACGGCGGCCGCGACGAGGGCACCGCCACCTGGACGTTCGAGCCGACGCCGCGCATCTCGTCCTACATCACCGCGGTCGTGGCCGGGCCGTACCACCACGAGCACGGCGAGCTGACCAGCAGCGACGGCCGCACGATCCCGCTCGGCGTCTACTGCCGCGGCTCGCTGGCCCAGCACCTCGACACCGCGAACATCCTCGACGTCACGCGGGCGGGCTTCGCGTTCTACGAGGAGCAGTTCGCCGTCCCCTACCCGTTCGCGAAGTACGACCAGCTGTTCGTCCCGGAGTTCAACGCCGGCGCGATGGAGAACGCCGGCGCGGTGACGTTCCTCGAGTCGTACGTGTTCCGGTCCAAGGTGCCGGAGGCCACGGTCGAGCGGCGCGCGGTGACGATCCTGCACGAGCTCGCGCACATGTGGTTCGGCGACCTGGTGACCATGCGCTGGTGGGACGACCTGTGGCTGAACGAGTCGTTCGCCGAGTACGCCTCGACGCTCGCGACCGCCGAGGCGACGCCGTGGACGACCGCCTGGACGACGTTCTCCTCGCTGGAGAAGGGCTGGGCGTACCGCCAGGACCAGCTCCCGTCGACGCACCCGATCGCCGCGGACATCCGCGACCTCGAGGACGTCGAGGTGAACTTCGACGGCATCACGTACGCGAAGGGCGCGAGCGTCCTCAAGCAGCTCGTCGCGTGGGTCGGCCAGGAGCAGTTCTTCGCCGGCGTCCGGCAGTACTTCCAGAAGCACGCGTGGGGCAACACCGAGCTGCGCGACCTGCTGACCGAGCTCGAGTCGACGTCGGGCCGCGACCTGTCGGCGTGGTCCGCGCTGTGGCTGGAGCAGTCCGGCGTGACGCTGCTGCGCCCGGAGATCGCCTCGGAGACCGGCGCGGACGGCGTCGAGCGCATCACCGCGCTGGCCGTGCGCCAGGAGGTCCCCGCGACGCACCCCGTGCAGCGCCCGCACCGCCTGGTGGTCGGCGGCTACGACGTGGTGCCCGGCCCCGACGGCGGCTCGCGCCTGGAGCGCACCGTGCGCGTCGAGCTCGACGTGGACGGCGAGCTCACGCCCGTCCCGCAGCTCGTGGGCGAACGGCGCCCCGACCTGCTGCTCCTCAACGACGACGACCTGGCCTACGCGAAGGTCCGCCTGGACGAGCGCTCGCTCGCCACCGCGATCGCGCACCTCGGCGACTTCGGCGGGTCCCTGCCCCGCACCCTGGTGTGGGCGGCGGTCTGGGACGCGACGCGCGACGGCGAGACCCCGGCCCGCGACTACGTCGACCTGCTGCTCGGCAACATCGCGCACGAGACCGACTCCTCGGTCGTCCTGGTGCTGCTGCGCCAGCTTCACACGGCGCTCGACCTGTACGTCGCGGCCGAGCACCGGTCGGCCACCGAGGTCGCCGCGGCGGACCGCCTGTGGACCCTCGCCACCGACGCCCCGGGCGGCAGCGACACCCAGCTCCAGCTCGTGAAGGCGTTCGCGGCGCGGGCGTCCACGCCCGAGCAGCTCGACGCGGTCGAGGCGCTGCTGGACGGCGGCACCCGGCTGGACGGCCTGTCGATCGACACCGACCTGCGCTGGGAGCTGCTGACGTCCCTGGTCGCGGGCGGTCGCGCCGGGGCCGAGCAGATCGACGCCCAGCTCGAGGCCGACCCCACCGCGACCGGGCAGCGCGCCGCGGCCGCCGCCCGCGCCGCCGTGCCGACCGCCGAGGCGAAGGCCGCCGCCTGGCAGGCCGTCGTCGAGTCGGACGCGCTGCCGAACGCGCTGCAGGCCGCGACGATCGGCGGCTTCGGCCGGGTGCACGACCGCGCGCTGCTGCGGCCCTACGTGGCGCCGTACTTCGAGGTGCTCGAGACGGTCTGGGCCGGGAAGACCAACGAGATGGCGCAGAACATCGTCACGGGCCTGTACCCGACCGAGCTCGCGGACGACGCCGAGGCCGACGTGGCGGGCGCCACCGACGCGTGGCTGGCCGCGCACCCCGACGCCGCGCCCGCGCTGCGCCGGCTGGTCGTCGAGGCGCGCGACGGCGTCCGCCGCACGCTCGCCGCGCAGGCCGCGGACCGCCACTACCACGAGGCCTGA
- a CDS encoding DMT family transporter, translating into MTGVVPGAGTPPAPVMGAPAHGPVEPVEPVHPAPGHRSPGRRRVLQAMGLIALGSLGIQTSSALSAGLFGALGPASVSSLRLALAAAVLLVVLRPRLRGRSRTQWTGIVVYGVAMAAMNLSLYAAIDRIPLGVAVTLEFLGPCAVALLASRHLREGLCAVAALVGVGLISGPGGAFDLAGYAFALAAAVFFALYTVFAGRVGKAEDGLSGLALSVAVAALVALPWGAGRVAEVTAGQWGVLAASAVIGVVVPYSVDTVAARLTSARVVGTLFSIDPAMGALVALVVLGQSTGPAAVAGIAVVSLAGALLVATSGRDRRPAPPP; encoded by the coding sequence GTGACGGGCGTCGTCCCCGGGGCCGGCACGCCGCCGGCCCCGGTCATGGGAGCGCCCGCGCACGGCCCGGTCGAGCCGGTCGAGCCCGTCCACCCCGCCCCGGGCCACCGGTCGCCGGGCCGCCGCCGCGTGCTCCAGGCGATGGGTCTCATCGCGCTGGGCTCGCTGGGCATCCAGACGTCGTCGGCGTTGTCGGCGGGCCTGTTCGGGGCGCTCGGCCCGGCGTCGGTCAGCTCGCTGCGCCTGGCGCTGGCCGCGGCCGTGCTGCTGGTCGTGCTCCGGCCGCGGCTGCGCGGACGGTCGCGCACCCAGTGGACGGGCATCGTCGTGTACGGCGTCGCGATGGCGGCGATGAACCTCAGCCTGTACGCGGCGATCGACCGGATCCCGCTCGGCGTCGCGGTCACGCTGGAGTTCCTCGGGCCGTGCGCCGTGGCGCTGCTGGCGTCGCGGCACCTGCGGGAGGGGTTGTGCGCCGTCGCGGCGCTGGTCGGCGTCGGTCTCATCTCCGGGCCCGGCGGGGCGTTCGACCTGGCCGGCTACGCGTTCGCCCTGGCCGCCGCCGTGTTCTTCGCGCTCTACACCGTGTTCGCGGGCCGGGTGGGCAAGGCCGAGGACGGGCTGTCCGGCCTGGCGCTGTCCGTCGCGGTCGCCGCGCTCGTCGCCCTGCCGTGGGGCGCCGGCCGGGTCGCCGAGGTCACGGCCGGCCAGTGGGGCGTCCTCGCGGCGTCCGCGGTGATCGGCGTCGTCGTCCCCTACAGCGTCGACACGGTCGCGGCGCGCCTCACGTCCGCCCGGGTGGTCGGCACGCTGTTCAGCATCGACCCCGCGATGGGCGCGCTCGTGGCCCTGGTCGTGCTCGGCCAGAGCACCGGCCCGGCGGCGGTCGCGGGCATCGCGGTGGTCTCCCTGGCGGGCGCCCTGCTGGTGGCCACCTCCGGCCGCGACCGCCGCCCCGCCCCACCCCCCTGA